The Brassica oleracea var. oleracea cultivar TO1000 chromosome C6, BOL, whole genome shotgun sequence genome includes a region encoding these proteins:
- the LOC106299951 gene encoding dnaJ protein ERDJ2A-like: MGIALPQFLLDIDGASGGILLLWIVGVCILLPLVITVIYLSRSSKYTGNYVMHQTLSAYYYLTKPSLAPSKVMDVFTKAAEYMEIPVRRTDDEPLQKLFISVRCELSLDPKNVKQEQAKFWKQHPAIVKTELLIQAQLTRESAALSPALQGDFRRVLELAPRLLEELLKMAVLPRTAQGHGWLRPAVGVAVPLSARKSSGVRRNFTFLAARSFQ, from the exons ATGGGCATTGCTCTTCCTCAATTTCTCCTTGACATAGATGGAGCATCCGGTGGCATATTATTGCTCTGGATAGTCGGTGTTTGTATCCTCTTGCCCCTTGTGATTACTGTTATATATCTCTCGAGGTCATCCAAGTATACCGGGAACTATGTCATGCATCAAACTCTTTCCGCATATTATTATCTTACGAAACCTTCGTTGGCCCCAAG CAAAGTTATGGACGTTTTTACCAAGGCAGCTGAGTACATGGAGATCCCAGTTCGCAGAACAGATGATGAACCTCTGCAGAAGCTCTTTATATCTGTCAGGTGTGAGCTAAGTTTGGACCCCAAGAACGTGAAGCAAGAGCAAGCTAAGTTTTGGAAGCAGCATCCTGCCATAGTGAAG ACGGAGCTGTTGATACAGGCCCAGTTGACTCGTGAATCAGCAGCCTTGTCTCCAGCCCTGCAGGGTGATTTCAGACGTGTTCTAGAGCTTGCACCTCGCCTCCTCGAAGAGTTACTAAAG ATGGCGGTTCTACCACGAACTGCCCAAGGGCATGGATGGCTGAGACCTGCAGTCGGAGTA GCTGTTCCCCTTAGTGCAAGGAAGTCTTCTGGAGTCAGAAGGAATTTCACCTTTCTTGCAGCTCGCTCATTTCAGTGA